CCACCTTTTCCACTTCTTCAGGACGTACAGCGTTTTGCGCAAAGCGCGACCGGCTGGCCTTTTCCTGTTCGGCGCTGCTGCGCCACTCCGAGTCGAGCTGCTCGGCCTCAGGGGTGAGGGTGAAAAGCTCCAGTTGATCACCGTCCTTGCCCCGCATAAGGATCCCTTCCAATAGGGCCGCCAGAACCTGGTCGCTTTTGGGTGGGACCGGCACGCTGATGCCCAGGTCGCGGCGGATGCTTTCGTGCTTGCGCAGCAGCACTTCCAGGACAATGCCGTCGATGCCATTGTCATCGCCGTAGATGGTCAGCGCACGTACGGTGTCGGCGAGCTGGCCAAACCTGTCAACCCGGCCTTCCCGTTGCTCATGGCGGGTCGGGTTCCAAGCGAGGTCGTAATGGATGACGGCCTGGAACCCGTCCTGAAGGTTCACGCCCTCAGAAAGGCAGTCCGTGGCCACCAGGATTTTGGGCATTTCCTGGGCGCGTTCGGCCTGAGCCGCGATGCGTGCTGCACGCTCTTCCGAGGGGAGCTCGCCGGTGACCACTTCAACGTCAAATTTCTTCTTGCCGGCAGTCCGCAAGTATTGCGCCACATAGTGCGCAGTGGGGATGAAGCGGCAGAAAACGATCGGCTGGTAGCCATCAGCGATCAGTGCCTTGGCACGTTTGAGGAGGAGCAGAAGCTTGGTGTCCAACTCCGGGTGTTCCTGGAGATTGCGGGCCGTTTTCAGGAAACTGTTGAGATTCCTTTTCTGGGATGATGACTCGTCCAGGGTGTCCGGCCGCGAACCGGGAACGACATCGATCGCTTCACCGCCGTCGTCCTCCACCTGATCCATGACCACGGCCATGCCCCGCTTTTCCGCGGCCTCACGGGTTTCCGATTCTTCACCGATGGCCCGTGTGCCCAGTGTTGCCGCCGCGGAGGCAGGAGAGGAAGCCATGGCGCGCAGCAGTGAAAGGGCGGACCACCACCGAATCCGCTGGTCGCGCTTGGTCCCGGAGCTGTCCTGTACCTGGCCCCGGACGTAGTCCAAAACCTCGTCAAAAAAAGCCCGGTGTTCGGGTGAAAGTTTGTAGGCGGCCTCGACCGTTTGCCGGTCGCTGGGGAACTTGGTGTCCGCTTTCAAATAGCTGCGAATGTCCACCCGGCGGCGCTGGACCATGTGGTCCGCCAATGTGCGGCGACCGTTCTCCGCGGAAAGGTCTGCCGTTTTCAGGGAGTTGTCCAGCAGCCCTATCAGGTTGCGGAACGCTCCGTCATTGCCGCTGTGGGGGGTTGCCGTGACCAGCAGCAGGTGCCGTTGGGGATCATCGGCCAGTCCGCGGACCAGTTCGTAGCGTTGCGTCCGTCCTGCACCGCCCTTTCCAGAATCGTCGGCGCTGACGCCGTGGGCCTCGTCGACAATCACCAGATTTGGTGCGGTGCGCATGAAATCGTGGCGCTTTGATTCGGACTTGATGAAGTCGGTGGAAACGATGGTGTACTTGAAATACTCAAAGACGGACTTGTCGTAACCTGCCTCCTTTTGGAGCCTCTTAACTGTGCCCGGCAGTACCAGTTGCGCC
This genomic stretch from Arthrobacter dokdonellae harbors:
- a CDS encoding helicase-related protein, with translation MLPESEPDFLVLRPIGGTDDDVAGVIPAIEEVVPASFGLPSATDLGDDRSARLLRDALRIGFRSSGGPFRSLAGLNVSPRPYQLVPLLLALRQDVVRLLIADDVGIGKTIEAGLIASELIAQGDANGLSVLCPPSLAQQWRQELSEKFGIEAQLVLPGTVKRLQKEAGYDKSVFEYFKYTIVSTDFIKSESKRHDFMRTAPNLVIVDEAHGVSADDSGKGGAGRTQRYELVRGLADDPQRHLLLVTATPHSGNDGAFRNLIGLLDNSLKTADLSAENGRRTLADHMVQRRRVDIRSYLKADTKFPSDRQTVEAAYKLSPEHRAFFDEVLDYVRGQVQDSSGTKRDQRIRWWSALSLLRAMASSPASAAATLGTRAIGEESETREAAEKRGMAVVMDQVEDDGGEAIDVVPGSRPDTLDESSSQKRNLNSFLKTARNLQEHPELDTKLLLLLKRAKALIADGYQPIVFCRFIPTAHYVAQYLRTAGKKKFDVEVVTGELPSEERAARIAAQAERAQEMPKILVATDCLSEGVNLQDGFQAVIHYDLAWNPTRHEQREGRVDRFGQLADTVRALTIYGDDNGIDGIVLEVLLRKHESIRRDLGISVPVPPKSDQVLAALLEGILMRGKDGDQLELFTLTPEAEQLDSEWRSSAEQEKASRSRFAQNAVRPEEVEKVVEAARRSLGDPGDVAAFVRSALEETGAHVHVADDGFTAELTAAVAGMRSALGTDKAVRFVNDFPAPRNTAVLVRTDPVVAAAANYVLNSALDLQLAGKERPARRCGFIKTNEVERLTVALLVRFRTKLVLPARLGDRTDMAEEARVLAFTGSPQNPVWLADNAVDALLEAKPAANAGDVSNMMSNILDSMPLLAGPLNEKAREVAEQIRDSHREVRIAARGDRAGQLGIRGLTVEPNLPVDILGVYVYSPAGGNQ